One window from the genome of Bacteroidota bacterium encodes:
- a CDS encoding helix-turn-helix transcriptional regulator encodes MGEQIKVEITGSISSLKQQNNTIEPILETVPKLLNDETNVVYEHTLLLQRVIDSNEALGLHSRKFVRLLEEVLFYDAHREKFLTLSHREKDVLLQMALGKSNKEIASVLFITVNTVETHRKNIKRKLEVTTFYEINKYARAFNLI; translated from the coding sequence ATGGGCGAACAAATAAAGGTAGAAATTACAGGGAGTATCAGCAGCCTGAAACAGCAAAACAATACAATTGAGCCTATTTTAGAAACAGTACCCAAATTGTTAAATGATGAAACGAACGTTGTTTATGAACATACGTTGCTGCTACAGCGGGTAATAGACAGTAACGAAGCATTGGGTCTTCACTCGCGCAAATTTGTGCGCCTGTTGGAGGAAGTTTTGTTTTACGACGCCCACCGTGAAAAATTTTTAACACTTAGCCACCGCGAAAAGGATGTGTTGCTGCAAATGGCCTTGGGCAAAAGCAACAAAGAAATTGCTTCGGTTTTGTTTATCACTGTAAATACGGTTGAAACCCACCGCAAAAACATCAAACGAAAATTAGAGGTGACTACCTTTTATGAGATTAATAAATACGCCCGTGCTTTTAACCTAATATAA
- a CDS encoding 30S ribosomal protein S16, with translation MSVKIRLQRHGRKKAAFFHIVVADSRAPRNGRFIEKLGIYNPNTNPATIDLNFESTLQWVQNGATPTDTARAILSYKGVMMKHHLLNGVKKGALTAEQVEEKFAKWLDEKTNKIETKVTTVVTEKQTKRLADMEREAKVNAERAAKIAAKNSPVIEEVEAAAETAEEATAEGETNVEAEGTDATAETTES, from the coding sequence ATGTCAGTAAAAATCAGACTACAGCGTCACGGACGCAAAAAAGCCGCTTTTTTCCATATAGTTGTGGCAGACAGTCGTGCTCCTAGGAATGGAAGGTTTATCGAAAAGCTGGGTATTTACAATCCAAACACTAACCCCGCTACTATTGACCTGAATTTCGAAAGCACATTGCAATGGGTACAAAACGGTGCTACACCCACCGATACTGCCCGTGCCATTCTATCGTACAAAGGCGTAATGATGAAACACCACTTGTTGAACGGTGTTAAAAAAGGTGCATTAACTGCTGAGCAAGTTGAAGAAAAATTTGCAAAGTGGTTGGATGAGAAAACCAACAAAATTGAAACTAAAGTAACTACTGTAGTAACCGAGAAGCAAACTAAACGCCTTGCCGACATGGAGCGCGAAGCGAAAGTAAATGCTGAAAGGGCTGCTAAAATAGCTGCTAAAAACTCGCCTGTAATTGAAGAAGTTGAAGCTGCTGCTGAAACAGCAGAAGAAGCTACTGCCGAAGGCGAAACCAACGTTGAAGCAGAAGGCACAGATGCTACTGCTGAAACAACTGAAAGCTAA
- the rimM gene encoding 16S rRNA processing protein RimM — protein sequence MKYPGHSCSKVGRIGKLHGYKGAVRIDLDGGIEVEKPEKNMGPVFLVIHQKPVPFYFTQWQDGGSSLIVKFEDIDTEEAARELVGLEVMVPDKWIVDDGGINASALIDFTVVDSELGKLGFIQNYMETPAQTLLFMMMNGREVLIPFVDEFIKDIDFDNQTLHTTLPEGLIDL from the coding sequence ATGAAGTACCCCGGGCACAGTTGTAGCAAGGTAGGGCGCATTGGCAAACTACACGGATACAAAGGTGCTGTAAGGATTGACCTTGACGGGGGCATTGAGGTTGAAAAACCTGAAAAAAATATGGGGCCGGTATTTTTGGTAATTCACCAAAAGCCGGTCCCTTTTTATTTTACACAATGGCAAGATGGCGGTAGTAGCCTGATTGTGAAGTTTGAGGATATTGATACCGAAGAGGCAGCCCGCGAATTGGTGGGACTTGAGGTAATGGTGCCTGATAAATGGATTGTTGACGATGGGGGCATAAATGCTTCGGCGTTGATTGATTTTACCGTTGTTGACAGTGAGTTGGGCAAACTGGGTTTCATACAAAATTATATGGAGACCCCTGCCCAAACCTTATTGTTTATGATGATGAACGGCCGCGAGGTGTTGATACCTTTTGTGGATGAGTTTATTAAAGACATTGATTTTGACAACCAAACCCTGCACACCACGCTGCCCGAAGGTTTGATTGATTTATAA
- the trmD gene encoding tRNA (guanosine(37)-N1)-methyltransferase TrmD: MRIDILTVVPGLLESPFNYSIVKRAKEKGLVEIHVHNLRDYATNKYRQIDDYAFGGGAGMVMMAEPIAKCIEQLKSERTYDEVIFMCPDGEVFNQKTANQFSLKNNFIILCGHYKGIDERIRQLYITKELSVGDYVLTGGELAAAIVVDAVVRLIPSAIGDEESALSDSFQDGLLAPPVYTRPEEFMGLKVPDVLMSGDHKKIEEWRHEESMKRTQERRPDLLD; this comes from the coding sequence ATGCGTATAGACATCCTTACCGTTGTACCCGGCTTGCTCGAAAGTCCCTTTAATTACTCGATAGTGAAGCGGGCAAAAGAGAAAGGTTTGGTAGAAATACACGTGCACAACCTGCGCGACTATGCTACCAACAAATACCGCCAGATAGATGATTATGCCTTTGGCGGCGGAGCAGGTATGGTGATGATGGCTGAACCTATTGCGAAATGTATTGAGCAGTTGAAAAGTGAGCGCACCTACGATGAAGTGATTTTTATGTGCCCTGACGGGGAAGTTTTTAACCAAAAAACAGCCAATCAATTCTCGTTAAAAAATAATTTTATCATCCTGTGCGGGCATTACAAAGGCATTGATGAACGCATCAGGCAGCTATACATTACCAAAGAACTCTCGGTAGGCGATTATGTACTTACTGGGGGAGAATTGGCGGCAGCCATTGTGGTAGATGCCGTTGTGAGGCTGATACCCAGCGCCATAGGCGATGAAGAATCGGCACTCAGTGATTCGTTTCAGGATGGATTATTAGCACCGCCGGTGTACACCCGCCCCGAAGAGTTTATGGGCTTAAAAGTACCTGATGTACTAATGAGTGGCGACCATAAAAAAATTGAGGAATGGCGACACGAAGAAAGCATGAAACGAACCCAAGAACGCAGGCCTGATTTGTTGGACTGA